One Syntrophales bacterium genomic window, GGAATCAAGCCGTTTGAGGTCCCATTCCGTAATCCATCCTTTTACATACTGCCGCATCCGGGCACTGCTCATATTCTCAATGGATTGCACTGATGGCGGATCCCAATCGTATGCCCCGGCATGTATGGATTTTACTTTTTCATAAGTTTGAGCCAACACATCTTTGTCCGGCGTTTTTAAAAGTTTAATTTCGTTTTGAATGACCCTCATTCCTCTTTCGGCCTGGCTGGCCAAGAGAAGATCACTTTCCGTTCCTTTTGCCCTTAATCTGTTAGGTACTTTTTCAAAGTCATCTTTTCCTTCCAGGATAATACTCTGAAAAGCTTGTATGATTGCAAAGACTGATGTTAATCCCGCAACATTTGAAGCTTCCAGTTTTCCCATCCATCGTGCCAATTCTGCATAGGACTTCGCCCTCTGCAAGAGTGAGTATCGGCCAATCAATTCCACTTCATCAATCAACAGGACCCATCCGGAATAACCTGCCTCAAGAATGAGACGAGCAGCAAATTTAAATCTTTGTAAAGCAAGTTCTTTCGCCGTAATTTTGTCAATCTTATAGGTGACTGGCTCCCGACACGCTTTAAGATATTTTTTTATTTCTCCGGAATCTATTTTATCACCAGACCAAAACCGGATAATGCGGTTGCTGAGTTCAGGGTCGTTTGACATGCGTTCATATAAAAAAAGAGTGGCGGCAAATCTCGCATTAAGACCGGCCTCCTGATGTGTCCATTGGCGAAAATCCTCATAGTCTTGGTTATTAAATTTCAGCGCAGTGGCAATTTCGGTCATAGCACTACCCCGTTTACCTGGTACAATCGCAGCTTCAGCCGCAGCCCGATACAGTTTTGCAGGGTCAAAAAGAGGTGTCTCTTTGCTAATAACAATCTTGCTGCATACAAAATTCTGTTCGAGAGCGAGATGCATCAGATATTCGAGGAGATGTGATTTCCCGGTGCCAAAATCACCTGCCACCATTATTCCTTCGTTTCTATCACCACTGGTAAGCGCATGTTTTGTGCTTTCAAGTTGCCGTCGAAATTTATCTTCTATCTCCGGCTGATTAGATCCCAACACCGTGACGGCGTCACGATTTGGCACACCATTACGCAGTGCTTCAATAGCACGCTGATTTCTCACTTGTTCATCAATAT contains:
- a CDS encoding DUF2791 family P-loop domain-containing protein; this translates as MNIDEQVRNQRAIEALRNGVPNRDAVTVLGSNQPEIEDKFRRQLESTKHALTSGDRNEGIMVAGDFGTGKSHLLEYLMHLALEQNFVCSKIVISKETPLFDPAKLYRAAAEAAIVPGKRGSAMTEIATALKFNNQDYEDFRQWTHQEAGLNARFAATLFLYERMSNDPELSNRIIRFWSGDKIDSGEIKKYLKACREPVTYKIDKITAKELALQRFKFAARLILEAGYSGWVLLIDEVELIGRYSLLQRAKSYAELARWMGKLEASNVAGLTSVFAIIQAFQSIILEGKDDFEKVPNRLRAKGTESDLLLASQAERGMRVIQNEIKLLKTPDKDVLAQTYEKVKSIHAGAYDWDPPSVQSIENMSSARMRQYVKGWITEWDLKRLDSGYIPKIEVGGLEPNYTEDKNLEVETEGGSDSDNLNHV